The genomic segment CCGACGCTCACGCTGCCTACCGAGGTAGACAGGCCCAGAAGGGCGTTGAGTTGCTGTGGCGTGACACTGGGCCGGCTGCTTTCTGCAGTTCCCGACGTTCCGTTGAGCAGCGCGCCCAACGTTACGGTGCTGTTTCCATACACCAGCACAACTTCACCCAATGTGGTGCCCGGAGTGACAGGCTGAGCGAGCTGAAAGAGTCGGCTGGCTCCGGGTCTTGACAGACGCAGGAAGGTGCCTGTCGACAGGGTTCCTGAGACCTGCAGCTTTCCTGTTGCATCGAAGGTGGCGACCGGTTGCCGACTGGCATCCAGGATCTCAAAGGTATAGGACACGGCAGCAGCGGGGCCTGTAGTGACTGGCGGCAGCGAGGCGGGAGGCTGTGCCGCCGCAATGACGCAGGTCGTCAGGATCGTAGTCAGAACTATGGCTCGTTTCATGCTTCACCAGAAGGCGGTAACAGGATGAGAGTACCCAACCTAAATAAAATGAGTCCTGCTGCACTGCGGCTATCCACATCAAAGAGTCTAGCCAGCTGTGCCGCGCTGCGGTCCAATCGAATCTGGAGATATGACTCATCAGGAGCCGTTCCGGATGTCATCCGAATTGTCTTGAAGATCGAGAGCAGTTGGTGGAGGGGACGGTGACACATGGTGACCCTCCTTAAGCTCGGTGGCATGGGCAGAAGGTCATACTTTCCGCAGCATACAAAGCAGAACCCCCAGAGCGTAAATTGATCATGGAGGAAGATCAGCCCATTCCTGTTTGCTTCATTGCTAGGGTTGCCGGGCAATGGACGACTTCTACAGGGGGTACCGGGTCAGGGTGATGCACCACACCCAGGACGAGTACGTAGCGACAGCCCAGTACTGTGACTCAAATGAGGCTGCGGAGGGTGGTTTCACTCATGCGTTCCTGTTTCCGGCGGAAGTGTATCCAGATAAGGCTACCGTCATGATGTATTTGCGAGCCTACGTGGACGGCATGGCCCCTAAATCAGTCCCTCAAAGAGAACTGAAGGATCCTCAACCCATGCGACAGCCGGGTTCCTGAACAGCAGGAAATCCGGTTTCGTTCGACATCCAGTCTGATCTATGAGCTGGTGCTCAGTCGTTCAATGCGGATCTGTGGGACCGCCCCACTGTTCAATACGCCAGGGCAGCTGGTGCTGACCACGCTGATGTTCCTGGGATGCATCGGACCCTCAACGTCCACCACTGCATTTATGCAGCGGCAGTATCACCGCAGCCGCTACCCGGTGGATAGGTCCATCTTCATCGGTTGAGCCATTGGAAGTTGTCCGTCCAGAGGTCCCTCACTATAGAGCACAAGGCCAATCAATGCAGACGTCCTTCTGAGCTGTCTGCCGCCATCTATAACTGTTACCCGGTATGTTAGAGCGGCCCGGCTCTGCGATGCACCGTGGGGTGCAGTCTCCAGCAAATTTGGATAATGGCCACACAGGAATGAGCAAGCTCAACGCCGGGGCATGAACACGTGTGCGCCGACGTGTCGTTGGCCCATGTCCCCTCAGGTGGCTCGGAATCAGGACTTCCCAGACCCTTTATTTGCCTCCCTTGCAGGCATGGAGAGTGCGGCCACTGCGGAGCTGTGAATTACCGGGCGAGACCAACAGTGAGGCTGGCTATGTAGCCCCTGGCAGGCGTGCCGGTCACAGAGGCCATCTGGGCGGCGTAGCCGTCACGAAACACCATGTCGCGGTCCAGTGACAGCCGACCCAGATTGCTTAAACTGGGACCATGCCCCGGGGTGGCGTATACCGCGCGCGACGCACTTTCCGGCAGGGCGAGCTGCGACGTCTGAATCTTGTTTCGCGCGGACGTCGCAGAGGCGAGTGTCGGGAACACCTCGAAATGTATATGTGGCCAGCGTCCGTCGTAGCAGCCGGGGTAGATGGTCTGGAATGTCAGCGTGCCGTCCTTGCTGGTGGCCTGTACGCCCCGCAGGTAATCCTCCCCGACCACGTTGCGGCTGTACATGCTGTATTCGCCGTTTGCGGTGCAGTGCCAGGCGTACACCGCATAGCCTGCCAGCGGCGCACAGCCGCTGTTCACGTTGACGAGGGTCATTTTCAGGGTGAGGGGCACCCCTTGAGCTTGGTTTTTCGTTCCGAGACTGGTACGCAGGTCCGAGCGGACGATGCCGCTGCGGGACAGCACATTCTGAGTCTGGCCGGAGGCCGCGCTGCCGTCGGCGGGATACGGCCCCGCCGTTTCGAAAGGAATGACCGGCACGCAGGTAGCAGTGGTGCGTGCCGCGGCACTGGTCAGACCCAGACTTCCACCAATCAAAGTGGCGATACCAGCGCCGCCGAGGGCCAGAATGCGGCGGCGGTCGACCACTGCCCGGGCCAGCATATCGAGGTCGGCAGTCAGGCCGAGATCATTGAAGTCGTCGTGGTGGTCGTGGTCGTCAGCTGGGTACGGCAGAACGCGGCGGTTTGTCATGGTGGAGCCTCCTTGAGCGCAGGAGGGAACGCCTCGTTCCTCCCCGTGTCTTCTTGAGACTCAACGTAAGGGACACGTGTTCAGGAGCTGGGTAGACCGTATGAAGATCTCTAGCAGCCTGCTCAACCCTTCCGCGCCTTGATCACCCCGGCAGATGCGCGTCCCGGCCGAGTTCACGGTGCTGCAAAGGAGCGTCGCAACCACAGTCAGCACAGTGGAATGTCATCAGGAGCAGGGCTTGTGCTCAGACGGGGGGCTCGGAACCCGGGTAATTCACGTCACAGTCCACCCCAGATATTTCGACCCAAAGAACCGCTGAGAGCAGGAGCTGGCACGTGGCACCGAAGCGTCTACCTGAAATGCTTTGGCCTATCCTCACGCCGCGTCAGACGACCGAACGCAGAGTAAAAGGATGAAGTCACTCCTTCTTATGGGCCTGATGGTCACTGGTCTCGCCGCCGCACAAACGCAGGGCAGTGCCACCATTCGTGAGAACGGACGCAGCTACACCATCAACTGCTCCGGCAACAACGATGTCATCTCCGTACGCGGAAACCACAACGCCATCTCGCTGACAGGAATCTGCGAGAACCTCGTGGTATACGGCAACGGGAACAGCATTTCGGGGGGCACGCTGCTGAAAGTCTGGCTGAGAGGCAACGACAACGCCGTCTCCGCCCCACAGCGAACCTCAACGCCCGTCATCAGCAATACTGGGAAAAACAACCGCTACTCGATTGGAGCCGTGACGTCTGTGTCCGTCAAAAAGGTCGAGAAGTAAGACAGAAACGATAAAAAACGACGATAGAACTAAGAAGCCCTCATGGCTCCATCTCCTGAAGCAACGGAGGGGTCTTGCCACGGGTGAAGACAAACTGGTCAAAGCGCCTTCTGACCAGCTTGTCTTCTCGTTCCCGATGATGTGCACTGGAGCGCTGAGGCCGTCAGAATCAGAGGTTTCTCCTTCGTGATCATGACCCTATGCTCAAAATGAGCGGCCAGGCGGCCGTCGGTGGTGCGCAGGGTCTATCCGTAAAGCCTCAGCGCTTCACCTCATTTTCGGCAGCCTGACCAATCACATGAACCGGGCGCCCAGTCTTCGCTGCAGCCATCCCGGGATGAAACGCAGTCTCAGTGCATTCAATCAACATCATCACGGCAGGAGATGCCGGGGGAACCGACACCGTCACCGCAGCGTCGGCGACGGAGCCATCGACAAAAGGCGTGACATCAATGCTCACCACGTCTCCCGCAGTCAGCGGGCGTTGCGTCGGAAGGCCGTGAACAATGTGGTCATTCACGCTGATGAAGACGTTGACCGGGGCGTGGCATGTCATGCGTGGGGCAGACTGGGCCCCATGCCGGCGAAACACCGATCCCGCGAGGGCATCAAGCTCAGCAGGGGTCTCGCCCGGACGAATGGCCGCCTTCAGGGTGCCGAGCGTCTCAGCCACACCTTGTCCTGCTCGCTGCATCCCCTCAGGTCAGGATTGGTGTTGATGGTCATGTCGTACTGTAGGCCAGCAGTACACTTCGTTTACCCCTTTCATCTCCACACCGTGCCGGTAAACGCCGGACTGGCTGGTGAACAACAGACGAACCGCGCAACGGGTGGGGAACCTTCGGTCACGAGAAACTCCTGGGATTTATTCTGGTCGTCCTTCACACCAACCGGCAGGATTGTGCGGGGCAGGGAAGACGGTCAGGATTCCAGGAGCAGCTGCCCGCGCGTTACAAAAGCATGGAACGACACGACGTCAACGTTCGCACCGCACGCCACGATCCCCACCCGTTTGCCGCTCAGGCGCGCTTTCAGCGGACCAAGCAGCGCCGCTGTTCCCGCCGCCGTCGCGGGTTCTGTCACCAGCTTCATGTCACGGAACAGGTAGAACATCGCCCGGCAAAGCTCATCGTCCGACACCCTCACCACCTCATCCACAAAGGCGCGGCACACGTCAAACGAATAACGCAGCGCAAACGGCGCCCCCAGGCTGTCCGCGATCGTTGTTACGCGCTCCAGGCGCACCGGTTCACCTGCGCTCAGACTCTGGGACAGCGAGTCCGCGCCTAGCGGTTCGACGCCGTACACCTGACACTGCGGCTGGAGCTGCTTTACCGCCGCTGCCACCCCAGAGATCAGCCCCCCGCCTCCCACAGGCACAATCACCGCGTCCAGGTGCGGCACCTGATCCATAAACTCGAGTCCAACGCCCGCGGTGCCCTGCGAGGTCAGCGGCCCGTCAAACGGGTGAATCATGGTGCGGCCTTCCTGCGTCTGGATGGACTGCACCCACTCGAACGCCTGATGCACGTCCGGGGCGAGGTGCACGTCGGCGCCCAGGGCTTCGCACGCCTGAACACGGGCAGGACTGGAATGCTGGAGCATCACCACTTTGGCACTCACCCCCGCTTCCCGGGCCGCGTACGCCACGGCAATAGCATGATTACCCGCACTGACCGCCGTGACCCCCCGCGCCCGGGCCGGCGCATCCAATGCCTGAATGGTGTTCAGCGCTCCACGCAGCTTGAAGGTGCCCGTTTTCTGAAACAGCTCCAGCTTCAACCAGACCTCCGTTTCGGGGGTCAACTGCTCGGGGATTGCGCCAGTCTGCCAGCGCCACACGGGCGTGCGCAGTACTCCCGGTTTCAGACGTGCGTGCACATCCCTCAAGGTTGACAGACTCAGTTCCTGAAAGTTCATGCAGTCTCCGCGCCACCCAGGGCAGCCGTGCCCTGAATCTCGACACTGGCCCCCAGGGGAAGCGCCTGCACAATGACGGTCGTGCGGGTCGGGAGAGGATCGGCAAACGCCGCGAGGTACAGCTCATTCAGTCTGGTGTAATCGTCAGGGGTCGTCAGGTAGACATTCACGCTGACCAGGTCCGCAAGGCTGAGCTGGTGCGCCTCGAGGATGCCTGTGAGATTTGTCATCATCTGCGCGAATTCTGAGGCGAAGCCGCCGGGCACAAGCTGCTGCGTCTGAGGGTCAAGGCCCACCTGCCCAGAAATAAACAGGAGCCCGGCGGCCTTCCGGGTCAGCGAGAAAGGTCGGCGGGCGGAGGCTGCAGGACCTGCCGGGGGTTGGGCGCCGGACGTCCGGGAATCTGAATTCATAGGTGACTGTATGCGATGCCCATGCGGAGGCACAATCCCCGCCTCGGGTGCGGCCTGACCTCTGGGGCTTCATGGCCACGATCGTCCTTGACCCCACCTATTGAAAATGAGGCTCAGCCTTGCAGCCCACGTCTCCTGCTCCGGTGAATGCTCCCGCGAAACCGCCTCGCTTCAGCGTGCCCTGCCCGCCCTTGGCTCCTTCAGGACAGGGCAGGCGGCAGCGGCAGGGTGAACGTCACGGTCGTGCCGCTGCCAACCGCACTGGTGATCCTGATATCACCCCCGTGTGCTTCGACGATCGTCTTACAGATACTGAGGCCCAGACCACTTCCGCCGCCGGAGCGGGCCTGATCTGCCCGGTACAGTCGGTTAAACACATGCGGCAGATGCTCTGGTTGGATGCCGTCGCCCGTGTCCTTCACACTCACGGTCAGGCTCTGGCCAGCCACCTCTGCGGTGACCACCACCCGCCCACCGGCTGACGTATGTGCCAGAGCATTACTCAGGAGGTTCTGAAGCACCTGCGTGATGCGGACGACATCAACGGAAGCCCTGACCCCCGCAACCTTCAGATGCGTTTCGAGTGTTACGTCCCCCTGCCGGGCCATCTCCTCAAAGGTCGCGACGGCACCCCGGATGAACGGCTCGACCTCCGCCAGCTTGTGGTTCATGTGGAGCTCCCCTGCGTCTGCCAGCGACAGAAACCGCAGGTCGTTGACCAGTTGCGAGACGTGCTGGGTTTCCTGGTGCAGGCGTTTGAGACGTTCAGAAGTGGGTTTGAAGGTGCCATCGAGAATAGCTTCCAATGTTCCGGAAATCACGGCCAGAGGCGTATTGAGGTCGTGGGCAATATCGGCTGTGAGCTGCCGCCGGGCCTGCTGGCTGCGGACCACGTCCTGGTGCATTTCTCCGAATGCATGCAGCACCTCGCCAAACTCGTCTGTGCGGGTGCTCTGATGTGCTATGGGCGCGTCGCCACGCTGCAAGGCGCGAATGCCCCGGCGCAGTTCACTCAGGGGCCTGAGCAGGGTTCTCGACACCAGCAGGCCCATCACGACGGCCAGCACGGTTGCCCCGAGCATAGACCAGCCGATGGCCTGGGCAGTCCGCGACAGAAAGTCCTCCCCGCGCCTATCCGGACGGGGCCGCATGCCCGAAGGAATCAGGTAGGCCACGACCCTGTTTCCAACCGTGACCGGGGTGCCTTGCGGCCGGGGTACCCGGGTGCCCCGAGGAACGTTTGGTGTCGAAAAGACGGCGCGTCGCTGCTCGTCCAGCACCAGCCAGGAACTGCGGGAAACACCGGGGGTGCGTGGGGGAGGGCCGGCTCGGTCGCCATTTCTTGGGTGCGGCTCGGATGGCCGGAAGCCGCTCACTGTTCCGTTGGCCTGCACGTAGGCCTGAACCTGCGCCGTCAGGCTTTCCTGCGCCTGTGCGCCCAGCAGGGCACTGAACTCCGAGCGCGTGTAGACCGAGGAAATGAAACCGACGGTGCCCAGCGCGGCCGCGCTGACCAGCACAAACGCCAGTGTCAGCCGCCAGGCCAGGGTTCGCCAGTAGGGACGCTTCATGGCGTCAGGTCTGGATTCAGGCGGTATCCCATGCCGAACACCGTTTCAATGAACCTCGGCTTGCCCGGTTCCGGCTCAATTTTCGCGCGCAGGTTCCGGACATGCACGTCGATGGTGCGTTCCGCACCCAGAGCTTCTTCCTGAAGCTGTTCCAGCAGTTCCAGCCGCGAGAAGACCCGTCCGGGAGCCCGGAGGAATGCTGCCATCAATTCAAACTCGGAACGGGTCAGATCGACCCGGCTGCCCTGTACCAGGAAGGTTCTGGACGCCGCGTCCATTTCCAGTTCGCCGGCCCGGACAAACGCTGAGGGCGGCGCTTCGTTGCCGCGGCGCAGGTGTGCGCGCACGCGGGCCAGGAGCTCAGCCATCGAGAACGGCTTCGTGACGTAATCGTCGGCACCGAGTTCCAGGCCCAGCACCTTGTCGAGTTCAGCGTCACGGGCCGTCAGAAAAACTACAGGAGCATGCTCAGCAGCGCGGAAACGCCGGAGGAATTCCAGGCCGTCCATGCCGGGCATCATCATGTCCAGCAGCACCAGGTCAGGCCGGTGATGGCGCACTTCAAGCAGGCCCTCGTGGCCGTTGGACGCCACCCGGACCCGGTACCCGTGCTCCTGGAGGTACTCGCGGACCATATCCCGGACCCCAGGGTTATCTTCCACGATCAGGATGGTCTTCATTCGGGCCTCCGTGTGGGGCAGGGGGACAAGGGCGAAACTGGCGTGTCCGGCATACACAGAATGTGCCACACACGAAGGGGCCACCCCGGCCGTCGATGGTTCAGATTGACAGCCAGGGTGACCAACGCGGATTTCGCTGGACGGCGACCTGCGCCGTCCAGCATCCCTGTTCAGGTCGTCAGCGGCGCCGAGGGGTGCGGGGAGCAGGCTGTCCCGGCTGGGTGGAAGTGGCCTTCAGGTCCACGACGACCCGCCCACCCGGCCGTTCAATCACCGCGAAGCTTGCCTGCTGAGCCGCACGGTTCAGGGCCGTGGCCTGGGACTCCGGAGAGCCGGTCAGCTGAATGGTCTGCGTCGGCTGGGCGCCCTTCAGCGGATCACCGTTGTAGAACGTGACGCGCGTTGCCCCGCGAAGGGCGCCGCCAAGCTGGTTCAGGGTTCCTCCCTGCTGAGCCTGGGGAGAGTTGGAGGTGCCTCGCTGATCTGATGGCCGGGCAGGCTGAATGTGCATGCCCCGCGGGTTGTGCGCCTGGGCTCCCCGCTGGTGTTGCCCGGTGACTCGGCCCTGCCGGGCATCCGGCCGGTGCATGCCGGTCTGTGCCGGACGCTCAGTCCCGCGGTTGTCACCCGCCCTGGTCTGGTTCTGGTGGGCTGCCTGATGCTCTGCCGGTCGCTGGTGTGCCTGAGCGGCAACCTGACGCTGGGCGGACGTTGAACTGGTGGCGGACGCGGTTCCGGCGAGGACGGTGAGGGCAAGCAGGGGGGTCAGGATCGTATGGCGCATGGAATTCTCCTTTGCAGGCTGTAGTGGGGGTGGGCCTCGCCTGACAGCGAGGCCGGAGGAACGGCAGTTGCTGCTCGGGGAGACAGACGCGAACCTTACGTCGGGCAGAGGACCGGGGGTCCTTCGCGGGCCGCCGGTGTGGCGGGACAATTGAACGAACGCTCAGTTGAGGCCGGTATCCAGGCTGAGCCAGGGCTCTCCGGTCCAGGGCGCCTGGGTGAGCTCACCGGTAAGCTCGTCCAGGTAAACAGCGGAGGTGTTCCCCAGCGTCAGGTGGTACGAGCTTGCGTGCTCGATTTCAATGGTGGTGCGCAGCACGTCCTGTACTCCAGGAGCCCGGTTGTACGGCGTAACGATCACTTCGTGCCGGCCGCTGGCCAGCTCTTGCGGGAACATCATGGCGTTGTCCGGAGCAATATCGTCGAACACCAGGGTGCCGTCTACATAAATGTCCACGATGCCACTGGCACCAGCATCATTGTGGAAGAACACTGGAGCCGCGGACGCATTGACGAACAGGGTGCTGGCGGTGAGCAGAGCGGAGACAGTGAAAGCTTTCAGTGTGGTGAGGTTACGCATGGTTGACGTCCTTTGGGTGGCGGGGCACCGGGTGAGAGGGCGGGTGGAATGCAGCGACGCGCGGAGAAGGCAGCTGCTGCCGGATCACGTTTTTCTGCGTGCGCCCGGCGTGCTGCTTCCGTTCACGAAGGGAGTATGGACGGGCGCTGTTCAGAGGCTGCGTACAAGATGTTCAGAACCTGTGTAGGTTCCGAAAGACACCAGATGGCGCACCTGCAGATTCCTCTGCACACTTCAGCCGCTCTCGGCTGCATTAGGGACTTCGCCTGAGACCGGGATACTCCTCATATGCCCGGGACTGTGACAGAGCGGTGGTGGAAGCCGGCGGGTC from the Deinococcus deserti VCD115 genome contains:
- a CDS encoding M24 family metallopeptidase; amino-acid sequence: MAETLGTLKAAIRPGETPAELDALAGSVFRRHGAQSAPRMTCHAPVNVFISVNDHIVHGLPTQRPLTAGDVVSIDVTPFVDGSVADAAVTVSVPPASPAVMMLIECTETAFHPGMAAAKTGRPVHVIGQAAENEVKR
- a CDS encoding RidA family protein, coding for MNSDSRTSGAQPPAGPAASARRPFSLTRKAAGLLFISGQVGLDPQTQQLVPGGFASEFAQMMTNLTGILEAHQLSLADLVSVNVYLTTPDDYTRLNELYLAAFADPLPTRTTVIVQALPLGASVEIQGTAALGGAETA
- a CDS encoding DUF4397 domain-containing protein — protein: MRNLTTLKAFTVSALLTASTLFVNASAAPVFFHNDAGASGIVDIYVDGTLVFDDIAPDNAMMFPQELASGRHEVIVTPYNRAPGVQDVLRTTIEIEHASSYHLTLGNTSAVYLDELTGELTQAPWTGEPWLSLDTGLN
- a CDS encoding threonine ammonia-lyase, producing the protein MNFQELSLSTLRDVHARLKPGVLRTPVWRWQTGAIPEQLTPETEVWLKLELFQKTGTFKLRGALNTIQALDAPARARGVTAVSAGNHAIAVAYAAREAGVSAKVVMLQHSSPARVQACEALGADVHLAPDVHQAFEWVQSIQTQEGRTMIHPFDGPLTSQGTAGVGLEFMDQVPHLDAVIVPVGGGGLISGVAAAVKQLQPQCQVYGVEPLGADSLSQSLSAGEPVRLERVTTIADSLGAPFALRYSFDVCRAFVDEVVRVSDDELCRAMFYLFRDMKLVTEPATAAGTAALLGPLKARLSGKRVGIVACGANVDVVSFHAFVTRGQLLLES
- a CDS encoding response regulator transcription factor; protein product: MKTILIVEDNPGVRDMVREYLQEHGYRVRVASNGHEGLLEVRHHRPDLVLLDMMMPGMDGLEFLRRFRAAEHAPVVFLTARDAELDKVLGLELGADDYVTKPFSMAELLARVRAHLRRGNEAPPSAFVRAGELEMDAASRTFLVQGSRVDLTRSEFELMAAFLRAPGRVFSRLELLEQLQEEALGAERTIDVHVRNLRAKIEPEPGKPRFIETVFGMGYRLNPDLTP
- a CDS encoding intradiol ring-cleavage dioxygenase, which codes for MTNRRVLPYPADDHDHHDDFNDLGLTADLDMLARAVVDRRRILALGGAGIATLIGGSLGLTSAAARTTATCVPVIPFETAGPYPADGSAASGQTQNVLSRSGIVRSDLRTSLGTKNQAQGVPLTLKMTLVNVNSGCAPLAGYAVYAWHCTANGEYSMYSRNVVGEDYLRGVQATSKDGTLTFQTIYPGCYDGRWPHIHFEVFPTLASATSARNKIQTSQLALPESASRAVYATPGHGPSLSNLGRLSLDRDMVFRDGYAAQMASVTGTPARGYIASLTVGLAR
- a CDS encoding DUF3060 domain-containing protein encodes the protein MKSLLLMGLMVTGLAAAQTQGSATIRENGRSYTINCSGNNDVISVRGNHNAISLTGICENLVVYGNGNSISGGTLLKVWLRGNDNAVSAPQRTSTPVISNTGKNNRYSIGAVTSVSVKKVEK
- a CDS encoding sensor histidine kinase is translated as MKRPYWRTLAWRLTLAFVLVSAAALGTVGFISSVYTRSEFSALLGAQAQESLTAQVQAYVQANGTVSGFRPSEPHPRNGDRAGPPPRTPGVSRSSWLVLDEQRRAVFSTPNVPRGTRVPRPQGTPVTVGNRVVAYLIPSGMRPRPDRRGEDFLSRTAQAIGWSMLGATVLAVVMGLLVSRTLLRPLSELRRGIRALQRGDAPIAHQSTRTDEFGEVLHAFGEMHQDVVRSQQARRQLTADIAHDLNTPLAVISGTLEAILDGTFKPTSERLKRLHQETQHVSQLVNDLRFLSLADAGELHMNHKLAEVEPFIRGAVATFEEMARQGDVTLETHLKVAGVRASVDVVRITQVLQNLLSNALAHTSAGGRVVVTAEVAGQSLTVSVKDTGDGIQPEHLPHVFNRLYRADQARSGGGSGLGLSICKTIVEAHGGDIRITSAVGSGTTVTFTLPLPPALS